DNA from Streptococcus parasuis:
CAATACTGCAATGGCCAATAAGGTCTTGACAAAAGAAGAAGTTCTTGAACGTGAACCAAACTTGAAGCAAGAAGGATTGATTGGTGGTGGTGTCTACCTCGACTTCCGCAATAATGATGCACGCTTGGTCATTGAGAACATCAAACGTGCAGCCAAAGATGGTGCCTTGATTGCCAGCCGTGTCAAAGCTGAGAAATTCATCAAAGATGAGGCTGGAAAAGTTATCGGAATTGTTGCTCGTGATTTGCTGACAGATAGCACCTTTGAAATTCATGCTCGTTTGGTCATCAATACAACAGGACCTTGGAGTGACGAAGTGCGTAACCTCGGTGGCGAAGGTTCAGGCGTTCTCCAGATGCGTCCAACCAAGGGTGTGCACCTAGTTGTCGACAGCTCTCGCTTGTCTGTGCCACAGCCGACTTATTTTGATACAGGTCACGCAGATGGTCGCATGGTCTTTGTACTTCCACGTGAAAATAAAACCTATTTTGGTACAACAGATACAGATTATACTGGTGATTTGGCGAATCCAATGGTAACCCAAGAAGACGTTGACTACCTGCTTGATATTGTCAACAATCGCTTTCCAGAAGCAAACTTGACCTTGGATGACATCGAGAGCGGCTGGGCAGGTCTTCGTCCCCTCTTGTCTGGAAATGGAGCTTCTGACTACAACGGTGGAAATAATGGTAAGCTCAGTGATGATAGCTTTAATAGCTTGATTGAAACGGTTAAAGGCTATTTGAACAATGAAAAGACACGAGACGATGTGGAACATGATTTGACGCATTTGGAAGGCAGTGTTTCTGAAAAACACTTGGATCCTTCAGCTGTATCACGCGGTTCTGCCCTTGATCGCGATGAAAATGGGTTGCTGACTCTTGCAGGTGGTAAAATTACAGACTTCCGTAAGATGGCTGAAGGAGCAATGGAAAAGGTTGCAGATATCCTCAAAGAAGAACATGGTCGCAGCTTCAAACTCATCAATTCTAAGACCTATCCAGTATCAGGTGGTGAATTGAACCCGGCAAACGTTGTAGAAGAAATCGAACATCTTGCTCAACTAGGTGTGAAGAAAGGTCTTGTCTATGATGATGCGCTTTACTTGGCAAACTTGTACGGCTCAAATGCTCCAAAAGTTTTTGCATTGAACCATAAAGTAGAAGCCGTCTCTGACTTGAACAAGCGTGACTTGCTTTCCCTTCACTATGCTATGAAGGAAGAGATGACCTTGACTGCAGTTGACTATCTTCTCCGTCGTACCAACTACATGCTCTTTATGCGTGAGCAGTTGGATGCAGTAGCACCAGACATTTTGAAAGAAATGGCAGCTTATTATGCATGGTCTGAGGAAGAAGTTGCTCAACAGGAACAATTGTTAGCAGAAACACTTGTTAAGAATGATTTGACCTATTTAAAAGAAAAATAGAAAGAGGTGCATGATGACAAATGAATTAATCGGTGAAGTATTGGGAACCGCCTTACTAGTCTTACTAGGTAATGGTGTGGTAGCAGGAGTAGTACTAGATAAGAGTAAGGCCAAGGATGCTGGTTGGATTGTAATCACAATTGGTTGGGGTCTAGCAGTAGCCATGGCAGCTTTTGTGAGTGGTTTATTGGGACCTGCCCACCTCAATCCAGCTGTATCAATTGCAATGGCCTTTGCAGGAAATCTCCCATGGGGGTCTGTAGTCCCTTATATCCTTGCTCAATTTATCGGAGCCTTTATCGGAAGTATCTTGGTTTACCTCATGTACAAAGACCACTACGACGCAACAGAGGACACTGGTGCTGTATTGGCAACTTTCTCTACTGGACCTGCCATCCGCAACTTAGTTTCTAATACAATTAGTGAAGCAATCGGAACCTTTGTTTTGGTCTTGGGATTACTGGCTTTCGGTCAGTATGATTTTCCAACAGGTCTTGGCACTTTAATCGTCGGCGGTTTGATTGTTTCCCTCGGTGTTTCTCTTGGTGGTCCAACAGGATATGCCCTAAACCCTGCGCGTGACCTTGGTCCTCGTATCATGCATGCCATTCTTCCATTGAAGCACAAGGGAGATTCAGATTGGGGTTATGCATGGGTACCAGTAGTTGGTCCAATCATCGGCGGCTTGCTGGCGGCTATCCTATATGGTCTCATATTTTAAGAAATATCCTTCTCTAATCAGCAATGGTTAGGGAAGTTTTTTTACTTGGCTGTCAATCGTGAGCAAAAGATTGTAATCTATCAATAATTAGTGATAAAATAACCTTATCATAATCAAAGAGGTATTCTTATGAACAATACAGGTATTCATCACATTTCAAGCTTGGTTGGAAATATTCATCAAGCCTATCATTTTTATCATCATATTCTCGGCTTAAAATTAACCTTAAAGACGGTAAATCAGGACGATTCTTCTATGTATCATTTGTTTTTTGGAGATGCCGAAGGCCGCTTTGGAACGGAATTCACCATTTTTGATATGCCGACACTACCTCGACAACGGGAGGGGGCAAATCGTTTGGAACGAACCATTTTTCTAGTCAAAGATTTTGCTGCCTTGGAATTTTGGCAGAAAAGATTGACAGAGTTTGAAGTGGAAAATGAAGGAATTCAGGCCTTTGGAAATGGGCATATCTTGAATTTCCAAGATGAGGATGGCCAGTTACTTGGATTAACCTATTATGAATCCACTGGTGACATGCTTCCAGTCGAGACCAAGGATATACCGGTTGATGTGGCAATTCTAGGTATAGCGGGCATACAGATGCGGGTTCGTGAAGAAAAAGCTCTAATTGACTTACTTGAGGACCGTTTTGGTTTTGTGGAAGAATATCGATTTGAATACCAAGGACAAGAAGTGATTTCACTAGTGTTTGATAACGAATTTCAACACCGAGTGCAGGTTATGGTTGATAAGGAATCAAAAATAAGTGTAATTGGTGTTGGTGGCATACATCATGTTGCTTTCGGCGTGCTTGATGAATCTGATTTAGAAGAAATGGTTGACCATTTGAACCATCAAAATCGTCCACATTCTGGTATTATCAATCGAGATTTCATGTATTCCTTGTACTTCCGAGCGCCAAATTATCTCATGTTTGAGGTTGCAACGATGACAGGTGAACGGGAAGCTCCTATGCCAACTCAAAAAGATCAACTGGATGAAGTCGAGTTATTCTTGCCAAGTTTCTTTGAAGAGGACAGACAGGAAATCGAAAAAAATCTCTCCCACCGTTATAGTCTTTCAGTTTGCATTTAGTACTCGCTCCAACTATCTGGGAGATAGTTGGAGGTTGGAAATAGAGCGAACAAAGTTCGCATCAACAGCTGCAGGCAGTACTGGAGTACGGCAAAGCGAGTTCAAATGGGAGTGGGAAAGAACTCGACCAAGATAAAAAGAGTTCGTCTTCCCACCCCCGCACAGTTGATTAGGCCAGATTTGGAGTGCAAAACACGAACAAATCTGCCAATCAACCACTGCGCTGAGATGTTGACACGAACTCTGAGTAGTGGTCCTGGGCTTTTTGCCCAGCCTCGTTTGAAGTTGGAAATAGGGAAACGAAGTTTCCTCGTACGTCGAAGTAATAAAAGATAAACTGAATGACGATATTAGGAGAAAAGAGATATGGATTATTGCTTTATCAAAGGGACCAGTCCCCGTCTCTTGGTCTTTTTCCATGGTACAGGTGGCAACAAGGAATCAATGCTCTTTCTTCGCCAACAGCTGGATCCAGAAGACTCTGTCCTTTCCTTGGATGGAAGTTGGGGCCAGGGTAGGGACAGGCGTTTCTTTGCTCCGCTGATTGACGGTCAGCTGGATCTTGTCGATTTTGAACTGCGCTTGTCGGCTTTTCTGGATTTTTGGCAGGACTTAGCTACTCAATCCTACCAGCAGATTACCTTCGTTGGCTTTTCAAATGGTGCTAACTTCATCATGGGCTTGTTAACCAAACAGTCAAATTTGGCGGATAATTATATCTTGCTCCACCCCTCGGCTTTAGATTATGCGTTTCCTATGGAAAATAGCAGAGCAGAGATTTTGTTTACACTGGGGCAGAATGACCATCTCGTCGACCAAGTTGCTCTTGAAAATTTTGTAGATGACTGGCAAGCGTCAGCCTTTCCCAAAGCCAACCTAGCTCGTTTTGACAAAGGGCACTTTCTAAGTCAAGACGAATTGACCTATGTGAGAAATTGGTACCAAGAAAGAATAAACGAAAAGGCCTGAACCAATATGTTCAAGCCTTTAAGAGTTATTAGATTAAGGATTCTAATTTGTCAACCAATGAACCAACATAGGCGATGGTTTCTTTAAGAGGTTGATCTGTTGAAACGTCAACACCAGCGTGTTTAGCAAGGTCTTGGGCAGAAAGACTTGCACCGAGTGACAAGGTTTCCAACCATTTTTCAACAACTTCTTCAGGATGTTCTTCCAATTGTTTCGCCATAGCCGTACCGATGGTCAAACCAGCTGAGTAGGTATATGGATACAAACCAATGTAGTAGTGTGGTTGACGCATCCAGATAAGACCTGCATCGTCACCGATTTCAAAGTCTTCACCCCAGAATTCCTTGATGATGTCTAGCTTGATTTGACAGAGAATGTCCCCATTTAGATATTCATCATTATCAAGGCGAGTGTAAACTTCACGTTGGAAGGCGGCTTCAAGCAAGTGAGTCACCATGTTGTGGAAGTAGGTACGACTAATTAATTCACTAATCAAATAGGCTTGGAAACCAGGATCTTGATTGTTTTTCAAGAGTGTATTACATGTCAAGACCTCATTTGCAGTAGATGGAGCTTCGATGAAGTATAGTGATGGTTCATAGCTCAGCACACTTTGTTTCTTAGCTAATTGGAAATGACCAGCGTGTCCCAATTCGTGAGCCAATACCAAGACCTCATTCATCAAACCTGTCCATGATAGTAGGATATATGATGGTCCATCGTAAAGAGTAGCACAGAAGCCACCTGTTGCCTTGCCTTCGTTTTGAGCAAAGTCAATCCAACGCTCATCAAAAGATTGTTCAATCATTTTTACATAATCTTCTCCAAGAATACCCAAGCAGTCAATCAAGAATTGTTTGGATTCTTCAGGTGTGATGCGTTGGTTATATTCAGAAGGAAGACTGATTTTCAAGTCAGCGTGTGTGATTTTGTCCAAACCATGAGCCTTAGCAACCAATTTCACATAGCGACGCATGTGAGGAGCCAATTCCTTCATGATGACATCAATCTGACGGTCGAAGAGATCGCGGGAGACATTTTGACTGTGCAAGAGGAAGTCGATCGTATTGTCAAAACCACGTAAGCGAGCTTCGATTTGTTCGTTTTTGATATGAGACAAATAAGTTGCAGCAGTTGTATTTTTGTATTTCTTCAAGGTTGAATAGAAGCCAGCAGCTGAATTGCGACGGATTTCGGTATCATGACTGAGTTCATAATCATTTTCAAAGAGAACATAGCTGTTTCCAAGTGTTTCACCATTGGCTTCAAAACTATCAAAGGTCATATCTTCAAACTTGGTCACACCGTAATTGTTATAAGGCTGACCAAATGTTGGTGCAAAGTTTGCAAGTAACTCTTCTTGTAAAGGATGAAGCTGGTATGGTTTTTGACGAATAATATTTTGGATGTATGATTCCCACTGAGGTTGGTCAGCAATCACACTTTCCAATACATCTTGATCTAATAAACTCAGTTCTGTAGGTAAGAAAGACAATTTTGGAATTGTGTAGGCAATTGTCAAGTCAAAGTCATTTGACAAACTGGCTAACTCGGTGTTCATTTTATCAACTTCAAGCGGTAGGAAAGCGTAGTGTGATAATTTACTCTCTAAAATAGCTAAGCCTTCGTATTCTTTTAGAGCAGAAACAATGGTTTCAAGTGTTGATAATTTTCCTTTGTAACTTGCTTCAAAATTCTCAACTTGTTTTTTATAGGTTACCAAGGCATCTTTATAGGCCTGATTATCTGGAAAAATCAGATTGGTATTCCAAGTAAGTTGAACGTCAATTTCATGACGCTTTGGCATTGCATTAGACATGGTATTCTCCTTTATGTTGTAATATTGACATTATATCACAGAATGAAAAAAGAAACTTGACAAAACCGTGAAAAACATAGATAATTATTAGTATGAAAGGGTTTACTGAAAACCAGAAAGGAGCTTTTATGCAAGTCATTAAACGTAGCGGAGAAATTGTTGAATTTGATCCAGAAAAAATTTATCAAGCTATTCTCAAGGCAGCCCAAACAGTTTATGTTATTGATGAAACTTGGCGGAAGAATCTTGCTCAGGTAACCAAAAAAGTTGTTCTTGACTTGGAAGAAGCTCATACAGAGCGACCAACGATTAGTATGGTTCAATCTCAGGTTGAACATCGTTTGCTTGATGCGGGTTATATCTCAATTGCAGAACATTATATTTCTTATCGTTTACAACGTGATTTGGAACGTAATGGTTATGCTGATAAGATTATTGTACATTTGCGTTTTGAACAAGTACGTTAAGCTGAGGAGGCTGGGCAAAAACTAGCCAGTAAATAAAAAACACAGATAGATTCAAGCTGATTTTGATGAAATTCAGCCGAACTGTCTGTGTTTTTCTTTTATCTCTATTATCTTGGACTATTTTCTTAGCCAATTTCGTTAGATTCATGCTCATTAGGAGAAATCCTATCTCTGTTTCAACCACTTTTTGTCCTCTGACATGAACTCTGCGCACGCCAAAAACACCCTTCATCCTACCAAATACAGGTTCGACATCCACCTTGCGTTTGGCATAAATGCGGGTTCCCACTTTACTTGTCAATTCATCTTTGACTAAGTTCTTGAAATAGTTCCACGTAGGATTATACTGAATTTGTTTGAGATTTCCTTTTTCCGTCCGTGCTAATTGGTCTAATTCCTCACTAGCTTGTACTGGATCAGCTTCGTAAATCTTAATATCTCTCTCAAATCCATACTTATCCGTTCTTCGTGAATAATTCTTGAATGAATACACAACCCCATCTGGCTTTATCCACTGATCAGAATCTTCTAGATAGGTCCAGTTTTCAGGATTGGCATCACTCTTCTTATAGCTTTTCTTCTGCTCTTTCTGATAAGTTCCGTAAGGAATCAGAGGTGTTTTCTCCAGGTCATCAACGATAAAGCTATAATTTTCTTCACTACCATAACCTGCATCCGCGACAATGTGTTGAAAGAGTTCTAAGGTTTGGATGGATTGAAGAAAAGGCTTGAGTGTACGAGTGTCAGTTGGATTCGGATACAATCCGTAAGCTAAGGCAAACTGGCTGTTTGTGCCAAGTTGTAGGTTGTAGCCTGGTTTGAGCTGACCGTTCTTCATATGATCTTCTTTCATTCGCATGAATGTTGCATCGTGATCCGTTTTAGAATAGGAATTTCGCTCTTGTAGAATCTGCTTATCTCGTTCGTACTTCTGTTTCCGAACAAGAAAATCCTCTTTCAACTTTCTCTTTAGTTTTTTAATTCTTCTTCGTTTCTGTTTGTTGGCAGAGCCACCTTTGATGACTTTAGGCTCTTGTGAGATAGCTTCTTCCACCTCGTCCAATACTTGTTCGGTTTCTTGTAGGAGTTGTTTGAGCCCCTCGCTAGTGAGGCATTCTTCCTTGGACAAGGCAGTATTCACCCCTTCTTGAACTAGTTTGTCATAAAGGGCAGAAATGTTTCCATTCAAGGCATCTTCATAGCGTTCAACGGCCTTTTTCCACGTGAAAGAATACTTGTTGGCATCAGCTTCTACCTTAGTCCCGTCAATGAAGAGAGCCTCATCTTCAATCAATCCATTCTCTCTGAGGAGGAGGGTGAAGTAGATGAAGGCAGTTTTGATGAGCTGATTGGCGTGTGTGCTAGCCCGAAAGCTATTTATGGTCCGATAACAGACATAGGTATCCTGACTCAGCCATTTCATAGGAATAACTTCTTCATTCATTTGAACGATTTTCCGACCAGAGAATACCTGACGAGCATAGGCGAACAGTGTCATTTTAAGCAACATAGCTGGATGAAAGGCTGGACGACCAGTATGGGAAGTTTCTTCCAATAGAATGGATTGAGGAATAGTATCCACAAACTGACTAATCAGACGAGCCTCATGCGTTGCAGGTAAGTCCCAAGCAATATTTAATTCCAAACTAAGCTGATTTGTGTTATACTGTTTATACATTTTCATGCCTTTCTAGTTGTTTTGTGGTTATTATAATTATAAAGCATGAAATGGAAAACGAGCAACTCCTAATTGGAATTGCTCGTTTTTTTATTGTGAGAAGCTAGTTTTTGCCCAGCCTCTTTTTGGCATATCAGCAAATATATATATTGGCAAATATCAATTGAATTTAAAAAATGTGATATTCTGAGCATATATTTTGTAATCGGTAACATTTTTGGTGTATAATGAATCTCGTAAAAATATATTTCGAAAGTGAGATTTTTCTATGTCTAAAATCGTTGTTGTCGGTGCGAACCATGCTGGTACTGCCGCAATCAAAACTATGTTAACAAATTATGGTCAAGAAAATGAAATCGTTGTATTTGACCAAAACTCAAATATTTCATTCTTGGGTTGTGGGATGGCTTTATGGATTGGTGAGCAAATTGCAGGTCCAGAAGGTCTATTCTATTCAAATAAAGAAGAGTTAGAAAGCTTGGGCGCAACAGTTTACATGGAGTCACCTGTTACAGCTATTGATTATGAAGCAAAAACAGTTACTGCGCTTGTAAACGGTCAAGACCATGTTGAATCATTTGACAAACTTCTTTTTGCAACTGGTTCACAACCAATCTTGCCACCAATCAAAGGAGCTGCCATCAAAGAAGGTTCTCTTGAATTTGAAGCAACTCTTGAAAACTTGCAATTTGTTAAATTGTACCAAAACTCAGCTGATGTTATCGAAAAATTGAAGAACAAAGACATCAACCGCGTTGCAGTTGTAGGTGCTGGTTATATCGGTGTTGAGCTTGCGGAAGCATTCCAACGTAAAGGTAAAGAAGTAGTCCTTATCGATGTTGTTGATACATGCTTGGCTGGTTACTATGACCGCGACTTGTCAGACCTTATGGCTAAAAACTTGGAAGACAATGGTATCAAACTTGCTTTCGGTGAAACTGTTAAAGAAGTTGCTGGTGATGGCAAAGTTGAAAAAATCATCACTGATAAAAACGAATATGATGTTGACATGGTTATCTTGGCAGTTGGTTTCCGTCCAAACACTGCATTTGCTGGTGAAGGAATTGAGCGTTTCCGCAATGGT
Protein-coding regions in this window:
- the glpO gene encoding type 1 glycerol-3-phosphate oxidase; this translates as MEFSKETRRLAIERMQDRQLDLLIIGGGITGAGVALQAAASGMETALIEMQDFAEGTSSRSTKLVHGGLRYLKQFDVEVVSDTVSERAVVQNIAPHIPKPDPMLLPVYDEPGSTFSLFRLKVAMDLYDLLAGVNNTAMANKVLTKEEVLEREPNLKQEGLIGGGVYLDFRNNDARLVIENIKRAAKDGALIASRVKAEKFIKDEAGKVIGIVARDLLTDSTFEIHARLVINTTGPWSDEVRNLGGEGSGVLQMRPTKGVHLVVDSSRLSVPQPTYFDTGHADGRMVFVLPRENKTYFGTTDTDYTGDLANPMVTQEDVDYLLDIVNNRFPEANLTLDDIESGWAGLRPLLSGNGASDYNGGNNGKLSDDSFNSLIETVKGYLNNEKTRDDVEHDLTHLEGSVSEKHLDPSAVSRGSALDRDENGLLTLAGGKITDFRKMAEGAMEKVADILKEEHGRSFKLINSKTYPVSGGELNPANVVEEIEHLAQLGVKKGLVYDDALYLANLYGSNAPKVFALNHKVEAVSDLNKRDLLSLHYAMKEEMTLTAVDYLLRRTNYMLFMREQLDAVAPDILKEMAAYYAWSEEEVAQQEQLLAETLVKNDLTYLKEK
- a CDS encoding MIP/aquaporin family protein: MTNELIGEVLGTALLVLLGNGVVAGVVLDKSKAKDAGWIVITIGWGLAVAMAAFVSGLLGPAHLNPAVSIAMAFAGNLPWGSVVPYILAQFIGAFIGSILVYLMYKDHYDATEDTGAVLATFSTGPAIRNLVSNTISEAIGTFVLVLGLLAFGQYDFPTGLGTLIVGGLIVSLGVSLGGPTGYALNPARDLGPRIMHAILPLKHKGDSDWGYAWVPVVGPIIGGLLAAILYGLIF
- a CDS encoding VOC family protein, with amino-acid sequence MNNTGIHHISSLVGNIHQAYHFYHHILGLKLTLKTVNQDDSSMYHLFFGDAEGRFGTEFTIFDMPTLPRQREGANRLERTIFLVKDFAALEFWQKRLTEFEVENEGIQAFGNGHILNFQDEDGQLLGLTYYESTGDMLPVETKDIPVDVAILGIAGIQMRVREEKALIDLLEDRFGFVEEYRFEYQGQEVISLVFDNEFQHRVQVMVDKESKISVIGVGGIHHVAFGVLDESDLEEMVDHLNHQNRPHSGIINRDFMYSLYFRAPNYLMFEVATMTGEREAPMPTQKDQLDEVELFLPSFFEEDRQEIEKNLSHRYSLSVCI
- a CDS encoding alpha/beta hydrolase, which encodes MDYCFIKGTSPRLLVFFHGTGGNKESMLFLRQQLDPEDSVLSLDGSWGQGRDRRFFAPLIDGQLDLVDFELRLSAFLDFWQDLATQSYQQITFVGFSNGANFIMGLLTKQSNLADNYILLHPSALDYAFPMENSRAEILFTLGQNDHLVDQVALENFVDDWQASAFPKANLARFDKGHFLSQDELTYVRNWYQERINEKA
- the pepF gene encoding oligoendopeptidase F, which gives rise to MSNAMPKRHEIDVQLTWNTNLIFPDNQAYKDALVTYKKQVENFEASYKGKLSTLETIVSALKEYEGLAILESKLSHYAFLPLEVDKMNTELASLSNDFDLTIAYTIPKLSFLPTELSLLDQDVLESVIADQPQWESYIQNIIRQKPYQLHPLQEELLANFAPTFGQPYNNYGVTKFEDMTFDSFEANGETLGNSYVLFENDYELSHDTEIRRNSAAGFYSTLKKYKNTTAATYLSHIKNEQIEARLRGFDNTIDFLLHSQNVSRDLFDRQIDVIMKELAPHMRRYVKLVAKAHGLDKITHADLKISLPSEYNQRITPEESKQFLIDCLGILGEDYVKMIEQSFDERWIDFAQNEGKATGGFCATLYDGPSYILLSWTGLMNEVLVLAHELGHAGHFQLAKKQSVLSYEPSLYFIEAPSTANEVLTCNTLLKNNQDPGFQAYLISELISRTYFHNMVTHLLEAAFQREVYTRLDNDEYLNGDILCQIKLDIIKEFWGEDFEIGDDAGLIWMRQPHYYIGLYPYTYSAGLTIGTAMAKQLEEHPEEVVEKWLETLSLGASLSAQDLAKHAGVDVSTDQPLKETIAYVGSLVDKLESLI
- a CDS encoding ATP cone domain-containing protein — translated: MQVIKRSGEIVEFDPEKIYQAILKAAQTVYVIDETWRKNLAQVTKKVVLDLEEAHTERPTISMVQSQVEHRLLDAGYISIAEHYISYRLQRDLERNGYADKIIVHLRFEQVR
- the nox gene encoding H2O-forming NADH oxidase — its product is MSKIVVVGANHAGTAAIKTMLTNYGQENEIVVFDQNSNISFLGCGMALWIGEQIAGPEGLFYSNKEELESLGATVYMESPVTAIDYEAKTVTALVNGQDHVESFDKLLFATGSQPILPPIKGAAIKEGSLEFEATLENLQFVKLYQNSADVIEKLKNKDINRVAVVGAGYIGVELAEAFQRKGKEVVLIDVVDTCLAGYYDRDLSDLMAKNLEDNGIKLAFGETVKEVAGDGKVEKIITDKNEYDVDMVILAVGFRPNTAFAGEGIERFRNGAFLVNKRQETSIPGVYAIGDCATIYDNATGDTSYIALASNAVRTGIVAAHNICGTDLEGIGVQGSNGISIYGLNLVSTGLTLEKATRLGFNAAVTEVTDNQKPEFMEHGNFPVTIKIVYDKDSRRVLGAQMAAREDISLGIHLFSLAIQEGVTIEKLALTDLFFLPHFNKPYNYITVAALGAE